From Numenius arquata chromosome 4, bNumArq3.hap1.1, whole genome shotgun sequence, a single genomic window includes:
- the PPDPFL gene encoding pancreatic progenitor cell differentiation and proliferation factor-like protein codes for MASVPSVGCLLAKNQYYRTRQNSESSVSSSSSCCSDAVNVTDQDKAFHGLPELIDKCWWIKSFFHSEPSPPTVGRKTLSASSTNS; via the exons ATGGCCTCGGTACCCTCCGTCGGCTGCCTCCTGGCCAAGAACCAGTACTACCGAA CAAGACAGAACTCGGAATCCAGCgtttcttccagctcctcctgctgttcGGATGCTGTGAACGTTACAGACCAGGACAAAGCATTTCATG gTTTACCTGAGTTAATTGATAAATGTTGGTGGATAAAAAGCTTTTTCCATAGTGAACCATCTCCACCAACTGTTGGCAGAAAAACACTGTCAGCAAGCAG TACCAACAGTTGA